One Brassica napus cultivar Da-Ae chromosome C2, Da-Ae, whole genome shotgun sequence DNA window includes the following coding sequences:
- the LOC106382179 gene encoding BAG family molecular chaperone regulator 8, chloroplastic-like, protein MASRHHHACSQRHNHYNQIPLVPTSPRCCTYRDSPPCCTHSNLSPPPDNLHHPLASYLQTHQQETHFRNQTCSCNQNNVPRQQHDQVILSCLLRKIDALESSLNKFAPFHDQRRDRYSTLRDSAARVIQTHFRSYLVQRSISFRHLKELAVIKSSFLSLKSSVSGKPIFPYKVVSRKATDLLLQLDSIQGRVDPMIRSSKRSLSRDLVRFLQYVDDCVVKRYSAASVSFVGSHSKRPQGFGVVEERRVEKLRNQMGKVFVTCDEGEELDSTTDDSEEVSIDKRKSGSSKFRTGANVVKPPVRKTMVLDKNRNVYQDESVDSSEEETLVVTRDNERKQHGLKTRKMVLVKEGGGKSRVVKTVRFDEDGNVYKVYGDTPESSITEEGDDSTSGSNDGNGDKKGNENEVEEIKYVPKENEGFEEEEDETHSENEVSSSEASESNEHKQRQIQVQKGNLMVSPPLPLKMEP, encoded by the exons ATGGCATCCCGCCACCACCACGCCTGCTCACAACGCCATAACCACTACAATCAAATCCCTCTAGTCCCCACGTCTCCACGCTGCTGTACATACAGAGATTCTCCTCCCTGCTGCACTCACTCCAACCTTTCACCGCCGCCAGATAATCTCCATCACCCCCTCGCTTCTTACCTCCAAACCCATCAACAAGAAACACACTTTCGTAACCAAACCTGCTCCTGCAACCAAAACAACGTTCCACGACAACAACACGACCAAGTCATCCTGTCCTGTCTCCTCCGCAAAATCGATGCTCTCGAGTCATCTCTCAACAAGTTCGCACCTTTCCACGACCAACGCCGCGACCGATACTCCACACTGAGAGACTCCGCCGCGCGTGTCATCCAAACCCATTTCCGCTCTTACCTTGTTCAGAGATCCATCTCCTTTAGACATCTCAAGGAGCTTGCAGTGATCAAATCCAGCTTCTTGTCTCTCAAGTCTTCGGTTTCGGGCAAACCCATTTTCCCTTACAAGGTTGTTTCTCGGAAAGCTACAGACTTGCTCCTTCAACTTGATTCGATTCAG GGTAGGGTTGATCCAATGATACGGAGTAGTAAGAGATCTTTGAGCAGAGATTTGGTGAGGTTTTTGCAGTACGTTGATGATTGTGTTGTTAAAAGGTATTCTGCTGCTAGTGTGAGCTTTGTGGGTAGCCACAGCAAACGGCCTCAGGGTTTTGGTGTAGTTGAAGAGAGAAGAGTGGAGAAGTTGAGAAACCAAATGGGGAAAGTCTTTGTTACTTGTGATGAGGGTGAAGAGTTGGACTCCACTACTGATGATAGTGAAGAAGTCTCTATTGATAAGAGAAAGAGTGGTAGCTCTAAGTTTAGAACTGGGGCCAATGTAGTGAAGCCTCCGGTTAGGAAGACCATGGTACTTGACAAGAACAGGAATGTGTATCAGGATGAGTCAGTTGATAGTAGCGAGGAAGAAACCCTTGTGGTAACCAGGGATAATGAAAGGAAGCAGCATGGTTTGAAAACTAGGAAGATGGTTTTGGTGAAAGAAGGTGGAGGAAAGAGCCGTGTGGTGAAAACTGTGAGGTTTGATGAGGATGGGAATGTGTATAAGGTTTATGGAGATACGCCGGAGTCAAGTATTACCGAGGAGGGAGATGACTCAACAAGCGGATCAAACGATGGTAATGGAGACAAGAAAGGGAATGAGAATGAAGTCGAGGAGATCAAGTATGTTCCCAAGGAAAACGAGggctttgaagaagaagaagacgaaactCATTCTGAAAATGAAGTCTCTTCTTCAGAAGCCAGTGAAAGTAATGAACACAAGCAGAGGCAGATCCAGGTTCAAAAAGGAAACTTAATGGTCTCTCCTCCATTGCCACTAAAAATGGAACCTTAA
- the LOC106382178 gene encoding alpha-glucan phosphorylase 1-like isoform X2, with amino-acid sequence MDTMRISAGAEKIPVKCNSLSSLVTRRWRTKTFPARIRNWRLLSVKSISSNTKTLVTDSEQASSIKHHSEFRPLFSPEKFELPKAFFATAQSVRDALIVNWNSTYECYNRVNPKQAYYLSMEFLQGRALLNAVGNLGLTGAYGDALKSLGFELESVAGQEPDPALGNGGLGRLASCFLDSMATLNYPAWGYGLRYKYGLFKQIITKDGQEEAAEDWLELSNPWEIVRNDVSYPVKFYGKVVFGSDGRKRWIGGEDVVAVAYDVPIPGYKTKTTINLRLWSTKAPSGDFDLSLYNSGKHTEAAEALFNAEKICYVLYPGDESDEGKALRLKQQYTLCSASLQDIVARFETRSGGSVNWEEFPEKVAVQMNDTHPTLCIPELMRILMDLKGLSWEDAWKITQRTVAYTNHTVLPEALEKWSLELMEKLLPRHVEIIEKIDEELVGTIVSEYGTADPDLLKEKLNAMRILENVELPSAFADVIVKPESKPVIAEKTIDLSEDAKEDAQTDVIVKPESKPVIAEKTIDLSEDAKEDAQTDVKKEVEEEETAGVIAEVIPEPPKMVRMANLAVVGGHAVNGVAEIHSEIVKTDVFNDFVKLWPDKFQNKTNGVTPRRWIRFCNPYLSDIITNWIGTEDWVLNTEKLAELRKFADDEDLQSEWRAAKKKNKLKVVSLIKERTGYTVSPDAMFDIQIKRIHEYKRQLLNILGIVYRYKKMKEMSASEREKAFVPRVCIFGGKAFATYVQAKRIVKFITDVGSTINHDPEIGDLLKVIFVPDYNVSVAELLIPASELSQHISTAGMEASGTSNMKFSMNGCILIGTLDGANVEIREEVGEENFFLFGAKADEIADLRKERAEGKFVPDPSFEEVKQFVRSGVFGSNKYDELIGSLEGNEGFGRADYFLVGKDFPSYVECQEKVDKAYRDQKRWTRMSILNTAGSSKFSSDRTIHEYAEDIWNIKQVELP; translated from the exons atggatacGATGCGAATCTCCGCCGGAGCTGAGAAGATTCCGGTGAAATGCAACTCCCTGTCGAGCCTCGTCACTCGTCGCTGGAGAACGAAGACGTTCCCGGCGAGGATCAGAAACTGGCGACTTTTATCGGTGAAATCTATCTCCAGCAATACCAAGACTCTAGTCACCGATTCCGAACAAG CCTCGAGCATCAAGCACCACTCTGAGTTCAGGCCTCTGTTCTCTCCCGAGAAGTTCGAGCTGCCTAAGGCTTTCTTCGCCACCGCACAGAGCGTCAGAGACGCTCTGATCGTGAACTGGAACTCTACTTATGAGTGTTACAACAGAGTGAATCCGAAACAGGCTTACTATCTGTCTATGGAGTTTCTGCAG GGTAGAGCCTTGTTGAATGCAGTTGGTAACCTCGGCCTCACTGGTGCTTACGGTGATGCTTTGAAGAGTCTTGGCTTTGAATTAGAAAGTGTAGCTGGTCAG GAGCCAGATCCTGCACTTGGGAACGGTGGACTCGGGAGACTCGCCTCGTGCTTTTTGGACTCCATGGCTACTCTGAACTATCCGGCGTGGGGTTATGGACTTAGGTACAAGTACGGCTTGTTCAAACAGATAATCACTAAAGATGGTCAGGAGGAAGCTGCAGAAGACTGGCTTGAG CTAAGCAATCCTTGGGAGATAGTCAGAAACGATGTCTCGTATCCAGTAAAGTTCTATGGGAAAGTGGTTTTTGGATCAGATGGTAGGAAACGGTGGATTGGTGGTGAAGACGTTGTGGCCGTTGCTTATGATGTTCCTATCCCTGGCTATAAAACCAAGACTACTATCAATCTACGGCTCTGGTCAACAAAGGCCCCTTCAGGAGATTTTGATTTGTCTTTGTATAACTCTGGCAAGCACACTGAGGCAGCAGAAGCTCTATTCAACGCTGAAAAG ATTTGCTACGTGCTTTATCCTGGAGATGAGTCAGATGAAGGAAAGGCTCTTAGGCTGAAGCAACAGTACACTCTGTGCTCAGCCTCGCTTCAAGATATCGTAGCACGGTTTGAGACGAGGTCTGGAGGGAGTGTTAACTGGGAAGAGTTTCCAGAGAAGGTTGCGGTGCAGATGAATGACACTCACCCAACCCTATGCATTCCTGAGCTTATGAGGATTCTAATGGATTTGAAAGGACTTAGCTGGGAGGACGCTTGGAAAATCACACAGAG GACTGTGGCATACACAAACCATACAGTCTTGCCTGAGGCATTGGAGAAGTGGAGTTTAGAACTAATGGAGAAATTGCTCCCTCGTCATGTAGAGATTATCGAAAAGATTGATGAGGAG CTAGTGGGCACAATTGTTTCCGAGTATGGCACCGCAGATCCTGACTTGCTCAAGGAGAAACTGAACGCAATGAGGATATTAGAAAACGTCGAGTTGCCTTCTGCCTTTGCAGATGTGATTGTAAAGCCAGAGAGCAAACCAGTTATTGCAGAAAAGACCATAGACCTGTCGGAAGATGCTAAAGAAGATGCTCAAACTGATGTGATTGTAAAGCCAGAGAGCAAACCAGTTATTGCAGAAAAGACCATAGACCTGTCAGAAGATGCTAAAGAAGATGCTCAAACTGATGTGAAAAAGGaagtagaagaggaagaaacTGCTGGCGTCATAGCGGAAGTTATCCCAGAACCACCAAAGATGGTCCGTATGGCCAACCTTGCTGTTGTGGGTGGTCATGCTGTAAATGGGGTTGCAGAGATACACAGTGAAATAGTGAAAACGGATGTTTTTAATGATTTCGTTAAG TTGTGGCCGGATAAATTTCAGAATAAAACAAACGGAGTAACACCAAGGCGGTGGATTCGTTTCTGCAACCCGTACTTAAGTGATATTATAACTAACTGGATAGGCACAGAAGACTGGGTCTTGAATACTGAAAAGCTTGCGGAACTAAGAAAG TTTGCAGATGATGAAGATCTTCAATCTGAGTGGAGAgcagcaaagaagaagaacaagttgaAGGTTGTATCACTAATCAAGGAAAGAACTGGATATACTGTCAGCCCGGATGCAATGTTCGACATTCAG ATCAAGCGTATTCACGAGTACAAGCGACAACTGCTTAACATCTTAGGAATAGTTTACCGCTACAAAAAGATGAAGGAAATGAGTGCAAGTGAGAGGGAGAAGGCATTTGTGCCAAGAGTTTGCATATTTGGGGGAAAAGCATTCGCCACATATGTGCAAGCTAAGAGGATTGTGAAATTCATCACAGATGTTGGGTCTACAATTAACCATGATCCGGAGATTGGTGACTTGCTTAAG GTTATCTTTGTTCCTGATTACAATGTCAGTGTTGCTGAATTGCTCATTCCAGCAAGCGAGCTTTCTCAGCACATCAG TACCGCTGGGATGGAAGCGAGTGGGACAAGCAACATGAAGTTTTCTATGAACGGTTGCATTTTGATtggaaccttggatggggccaATGTGGAGATCAGAGAAGAAGTTGGTGAAGAGAACTTCTTCCTCTTTGGTGCCAAAGCTGATGAGATTGCAGACCTGAGGAAAGAGAGAGCAGAGGGAAAG TTTGTTCCAGATCCTAGTTTTGAAGAAGTCAAGCAATTCGTTAGAAGCGGTGTCTTTGGCTCAAACAAATACGATGAACTGATTGGCTCTCTGGAAGGAAACGAAGGCTTTGGAAGAGCTGATTACTTCCTTGTTGGCAAAGACTTTCCTAGCTACGTTGAATGCCAAGAAAAAGTTGACAAGGCATACCGTGACCAGAAA AGATGGACGAGAATGTCAATCTTGAACACTGCAGGTTCATCCAAGTTTAGCAGTGATCGGACGATCCACGAATATGCCGAAGACATATGGAATATTAAACAAGTGGAACTTCCATGA
- the LOC106382178 gene encoding alpha-glucan phosphorylase 1-like isoform X1, with amino-acid sequence MDTMRISAGAEKIPVKCNSLSSLVTRRWRTKTFPARIRNWRLLSVKSISSNTKTLVTDSEQVASSIKHHSEFRPLFSPEKFELPKAFFATAQSVRDALIVNWNSTYECYNRVNPKQAYYLSMEFLQGRALLNAVGNLGLTGAYGDALKSLGFELESVAGQEPDPALGNGGLGRLASCFLDSMATLNYPAWGYGLRYKYGLFKQIITKDGQEEAAEDWLELSNPWEIVRNDVSYPVKFYGKVVFGSDGRKRWIGGEDVVAVAYDVPIPGYKTKTTINLRLWSTKAPSGDFDLSLYNSGKHTEAAEALFNAEKICYVLYPGDESDEGKALRLKQQYTLCSASLQDIVARFETRSGGSVNWEEFPEKVAVQMNDTHPTLCIPELMRILMDLKGLSWEDAWKITQRTVAYTNHTVLPEALEKWSLELMEKLLPRHVEIIEKIDEELVGTIVSEYGTADPDLLKEKLNAMRILENVELPSAFADVIVKPESKPVIAEKTIDLSEDAKEDAQTDVIVKPESKPVIAEKTIDLSEDAKEDAQTDVKKEVEEEETAGVIAEVIPEPPKMVRMANLAVVGGHAVNGVAEIHSEIVKTDVFNDFVKLWPDKFQNKTNGVTPRRWIRFCNPYLSDIITNWIGTEDWVLNTEKLAELRKFADDEDLQSEWRAAKKKNKLKVVSLIKERTGYTVSPDAMFDIQIKRIHEYKRQLLNILGIVYRYKKMKEMSASEREKAFVPRVCIFGGKAFATYVQAKRIVKFITDVGSTINHDPEIGDLLKVIFVPDYNVSVAELLIPASELSQHISTAGMEASGTSNMKFSMNGCILIGTLDGANVEIREEVGEENFFLFGAKADEIADLRKERAEGKFVPDPSFEEVKQFVRSGVFGSNKYDELIGSLEGNEGFGRADYFLVGKDFPSYVECQEKVDKAYRDQKRWTRMSILNTAGSSKFSSDRTIHEYAEDIWNIKQVELP; translated from the exons atggatacGATGCGAATCTCCGCCGGAGCTGAGAAGATTCCGGTGAAATGCAACTCCCTGTCGAGCCTCGTCACTCGTCGCTGGAGAACGAAGACGTTCCCGGCGAGGATCAGAAACTGGCGACTTTTATCGGTGAAATCTATCTCCAGCAATACCAAGACTCTAGTCACCGATTCCGAACAAG TAGCCTCGAGCATCAAGCACCACTCTGAGTTCAGGCCTCTGTTCTCTCCCGAGAAGTTCGAGCTGCCTAAGGCTTTCTTCGCCACCGCACAGAGCGTCAGAGACGCTCTGATCGTGAACTGGAACTCTACTTATGAGTGTTACAACAGAGTGAATCCGAAACAGGCTTACTATCTGTCTATGGAGTTTCTGCAG GGTAGAGCCTTGTTGAATGCAGTTGGTAACCTCGGCCTCACTGGTGCTTACGGTGATGCTTTGAAGAGTCTTGGCTTTGAATTAGAAAGTGTAGCTGGTCAG GAGCCAGATCCTGCACTTGGGAACGGTGGACTCGGGAGACTCGCCTCGTGCTTTTTGGACTCCATGGCTACTCTGAACTATCCGGCGTGGGGTTATGGACTTAGGTACAAGTACGGCTTGTTCAAACAGATAATCACTAAAGATGGTCAGGAGGAAGCTGCAGAAGACTGGCTTGAG CTAAGCAATCCTTGGGAGATAGTCAGAAACGATGTCTCGTATCCAGTAAAGTTCTATGGGAAAGTGGTTTTTGGATCAGATGGTAGGAAACGGTGGATTGGTGGTGAAGACGTTGTGGCCGTTGCTTATGATGTTCCTATCCCTGGCTATAAAACCAAGACTACTATCAATCTACGGCTCTGGTCAACAAAGGCCCCTTCAGGAGATTTTGATTTGTCTTTGTATAACTCTGGCAAGCACACTGAGGCAGCAGAAGCTCTATTCAACGCTGAAAAG ATTTGCTACGTGCTTTATCCTGGAGATGAGTCAGATGAAGGAAAGGCTCTTAGGCTGAAGCAACAGTACACTCTGTGCTCAGCCTCGCTTCAAGATATCGTAGCACGGTTTGAGACGAGGTCTGGAGGGAGTGTTAACTGGGAAGAGTTTCCAGAGAAGGTTGCGGTGCAGATGAATGACACTCACCCAACCCTATGCATTCCTGAGCTTATGAGGATTCTAATGGATTTGAAAGGACTTAGCTGGGAGGACGCTTGGAAAATCACACAGAG GACTGTGGCATACACAAACCATACAGTCTTGCCTGAGGCATTGGAGAAGTGGAGTTTAGAACTAATGGAGAAATTGCTCCCTCGTCATGTAGAGATTATCGAAAAGATTGATGAGGAG CTAGTGGGCACAATTGTTTCCGAGTATGGCACCGCAGATCCTGACTTGCTCAAGGAGAAACTGAACGCAATGAGGATATTAGAAAACGTCGAGTTGCCTTCTGCCTTTGCAGATGTGATTGTAAAGCCAGAGAGCAAACCAGTTATTGCAGAAAAGACCATAGACCTGTCGGAAGATGCTAAAGAAGATGCTCAAACTGATGTGATTGTAAAGCCAGAGAGCAAACCAGTTATTGCAGAAAAGACCATAGACCTGTCAGAAGATGCTAAAGAAGATGCTCAAACTGATGTGAAAAAGGaagtagaagaggaagaaacTGCTGGCGTCATAGCGGAAGTTATCCCAGAACCACCAAAGATGGTCCGTATGGCCAACCTTGCTGTTGTGGGTGGTCATGCTGTAAATGGGGTTGCAGAGATACACAGTGAAATAGTGAAAACGGATGTTTTTAATGATTTCGTTAAG TTGTGGCCGGATAAATTTCAGAATAAAACAAACGGAGTAACACCAAGGCGGTGGATTCGTTTCTGCAACCCGTACTTAAGTGATATTATAACTAACTGGATAGGCACAGAAGACTGGGTCTTGAATACTGAAAAGCTTGCGGAACTAAGAAAG TTTGCAGATGATGAAGATCTTCAATCTGAGTGGAGAgcagcaaagaagaagaacaagttgaAGGTTGTATCACTAATCAAGGAAAGAACTGGATATACTGTCAGCCCGGATGCAATGTTCGACATTCAG ATCAAGCGTATTCACGAGTACAAGCGACAACTGCTTAACATCTTAGGAATAGTTTACCGCTACAAAAAGATGAAGGAAATGAGTGCAAGTGAGAGGGAGAAGGCATTTGTGCCAAGAGTTTGCATATTTGGGGGAAAAGCATTCGCCACATATGTGCAAGCTAAGAGGATTGTGAAATTCATCACAGATGTTGGGTCTACAATTAACCATGATCCGGAGATTGGTGACTTGCTTAAG GTTATCTTTGTTCCTGATTACAATGTCAGTGTTGCTGAATTGCTCATTCCAGCAAGCGAGCTTTCTCAGCACATCAG TACCGCTGGGATGGAAGCGAGTGGGACAAGCAACATGAAGTTTTCTATGAACGGTTGCATTTTGATtggaaccttggatggggccaATGTGGAGATCAGAGAAGAAGTTGGTGAAGAGAACTTCTTCCTCTTTGGTGCCAAAGCTGATGAGATTGCAGACCTGAGGAAAGAGAGAGCAGAGGGAAAG TTTGTTCCAGATCCTAGTTTTGAAGAAGTCAAGCAATTCGTTAGAAGCGGTGTCTTTGGCTCAAACAAATACGATGAACTGATTGGCTCTCTGGAAGGAAACGAAGGCTTTGGAAGAGCTGATTACTTCCTTGTTGGCAAAGACTTTCCTAGCTACGTTGAATGCCAAGAAAAAGTTGACAAGGCATACCGTGACCAGAAA AGATGGACGAGAATGTCAATCTTGAACACTGCAGGTTCATCCAAGTTTAGCAGTGATCGGACGATCCACGAATATGCCGAAGACATATGGAATATTAAACAAGTGGAACTTCCATGA
- the LOC106380240 gene encoding expansin-A23, with protein sequence MNRSMSFVMLLAILVSVADAAWEDAHATFYGDISGKETMQGACGYGDLFQEGYGLETAALSTALFNNGQTCGACFELTCVNSQWCKQNAGAIRITATNFCPPNYTPPVDIHWCNPPNKHFDLSMKMFTSIAEYKSGIVPVKFRRVKCQKRGGVRFEIKGNPNFIMVLVYNVGGAGDVNSLAIKGHKSNWISMKRNWGQNWNTGVGLVGQRLSFTVKTSDGRSLTFYDVASESWGFGQTFEAKSNFY encoded by the exons ATGAATCGATCAATGTCTTTTGTCATGTTGCTGGCGATTCTTGTCTCTGTGGCTGACGCTGCATGGGAAGACGCTCACGCTACGTTTTACGGCGACATTAGCGGCAAAGAAACCATGC AAGGAGCATGTGGTTATGGAGATCTATTCCAAGAAGGTTATGGGTTAGAAACGGCGGCGCTAAGCACGGCGCTCTTCAACAACGGCCAAACATGCGGTGCTTGTTTCGAGCTAACGTGTGTAAACTCACAATGGTGTAAACAAAACGCCGGTGCAATCAGAATCACAGCAACCAACTTCTGCCCACCCAACTACACCCCACCGGTTGATATCCATTGGTGCAACCCTCCTAACAAGCACTTCGATCTATCCATGAAGATGTTCACTTCCATCGCCGAGTACAAAAGTGGGATCGTTCCGGTGAAGTTCAGGAGAGTGAAGTGTCAGAAGAGAGGTGGTGTGAGGTTTGAGATTAAgggaaaccctaatttcattATGGTGTTGGTGTATAACGTTGGAGGAGCTGGAGATGTTAACAGCCTGGCTATTAAGGGGCATAAGAGTAACTGGATCTCTATGAAGAGGAACTGGGGGCAGAATTGGAACACTGGTGTGGGTTTGGTCGGACAAAGACTCTCGTTTACGGTGAAGACCAGTGATGGTAGGAGCTTGACGTTCTATGATGTTGCGTCGGAGTCTTGGGGGTTCGGTCAAACTTTTGAAGCGAAATCAAACTTTTATTAG